A region from the Hyalangium gracile genome encodes:
- a CDS encoding tenascin-X: MGCSKTATGTVWVPLLVGLAAVVLGAGCHDDPPLVGAQGRLRLSAQQVTFPGTYVGVTREQTVRVINAGRSRLTVSWTQVEAPFTLEGLPDEVGAAEAEVRVRFAPTAPGPYSATLTGTAAGGGTVTLTLTGEGLAIPTCPTPLACHGYTFDVATEKCVETRLPDGTTCDPGNACLMEATCQEGRCKGRERVCNDGNACTTDVCNPLDGCQTVPAPPCPGDGVCQVGVCDPATGCGLAKAKDGTFCGAKRGCDVADVCVDGACVVRDLPDGFVCAPSTPCQGEGRCAGAVCARPPPTVLRPDWSMDAQEQALDLHDMMIWPDGNVTLTGFFARPVLDATSSTPLVARDTARRCMLWNARLLCMDYPQQGQVSLLERATGQTRWSFTLATARPDLAQQTNNTIFMARLAVMAPDRLAALFEAYPVAQEGNTLCRIYFLVVLDAKGGLVSATHLTDPLLEQCNHPHPFGLVSDVTGDLYVTFSPTVNTGAPLQPGAPTLVLAYSSDGVERWRRTLPIGGGELGMVRGLLLPERSNAALRAQDGMEVGALPELGRAVATREVLVPSPEGTTVNPGGGVLVSSELSGFSVPELRPAWTYRLEEGQSFASKELRLAETLPGKPEGVETLVLGFVADGATPTLLGVRAKDGSEAFRCALSYTPRSLPQLFELGPESLVMMDGASTCGECDPPFAYSRPRFQRYPLPGLRSAEAPWPGTFGGPGHGHHELPVRASP, translated from the coding sequence ATGGGATGCTCGAAAACAGCGACTGGGACGGTGTGGGTTCCACTGCTGGTGGGGCTGGCGGCGGTGGTGCTCGGCGCGGGCTGCCATGATGATCCGCCGCTGGTGGGAGCGCAGGGGCGGCTGCGGTTGTCGGCCCAGCAGGTGACGTTCCCCGGAACCTACGTGGGTGTGACGCGCGAGCAGACGGTGCGGGTGATCAACGCGGGGCGCTCGCGGCTGACGGTGAGCTGGACGCAGGTGGAGGCGCCCTTCACGTTGGAGGGGCTGCCGGATGAGGTAGGCGCGGCCGAGGCGGAGGTGCGGGTGCGGTTCGCTCCCACGGCGCCGGGCCCGTACTCGGCCACGCTGACGGGCACGGCCGCGGGAGGCGGCACGGTGACGCTGACGCTGACGGGCGAGGGCCTGGCCATCCCCACCTGCCCCACGCCGCTGGCGTGCCACGGCTACACCTTCGATGTGGCGACGGAGAAGTGCGTGGAGACGCGGCTGCCGGATGGGACGACATGCGATCCGGGCAACGCGTGCCTGATGGAGGCCACCTGCCAGGAGGGCCGGTGCAAGGGCCGCGAGCGGGTGTGCAACGACGGCAATGCCTGCACGACGGACGTGTGCAATCCGCTGGACGGGTGTCAGACGGTGCCGGCGCCGCCGTGCCCGGGAGACGGCGTGTGCCAGGTGGGCGTGTGCGATCCGGCGACGGGCTGCGGGCTGGCGAAGGCGAAGGACGGCACCTTCTGCGGAGCGAAGCGGGGGTGCGACGTGGCGGACGTGTGCGTGGACGGGGCGTGCGTGGTGAGGGACTTGCCGGATGGCTTCGTGTGCGCGCCGTCCACGCCGTGCCAGGGCGAGGGCCGGTGCGCAGGCGCGGTGTGCGCGCGCCCGCCGCCCACGGTGCTGCGGCCCGACTGGAGCATGGACGCGCAGGAGCAGGCGCTGGATCTCCACGACATGATGATCTGGCCGGATGGGAACGTGACGCTGACGGGCTTCTTCGCGAGGCCCGTGCTGGACGCGACGAGCTCCACGCCGCTGGTGGCTCGGGACACGGCTCGACGCTGCATGCTGTGGAACGCGCGCCTTTTGTGCATGGACTACCCGCAGCAGGGGCAGGTGTCGCTGCTGGAGCGGGCGACGGGGCAGACGCGGTGGAGCTTCACGCTGGCGACGGCTCGGCCGGACCTGGCTCAGCAGACGAACAACACCATCTTCATGGCGCGGCTGGCGGTGATGGCGCCGGACCGGCTGGCGGCGCTCTTCGAGGCGTACCCGGTGGCCCAGGAAGGCAACACGCTGTGCCGCATCTACTTCCTGGTGGTGCTGGACGCGAAGGGCGGGCTGGTGTCGGCCACGCACCTGACGGATCCGCTGCTGGAGCAGTGCAACCACCCTCACCCGTTCGGCCTGGTGTCGGATGTGACGGGGGATCTCTACGTGACGTTCTCGCCCACGGTGAACACGGGGGCGCCGCTGCAGCCGGGCGCGCCGACGCTGGTGCTGGCGTACTCGTCGGATGGCGTGGAGCGGTGGCGGCGGACACTGCCCATCGGTGGCGGAGAGCTGGGCATGGTGCGCGGGCTGCTGCTGCCCGAGCGCTCCAACGCGGCGCTGCGAGCGCAGGACGGCATGGAGGTGGGAGCGCTGCCGGAGCTGGGGCGTGCGGTGGCCACGCGCGAGGTGCTGGTGCCGAGCCCCGAGGGCACCACGGTGAACCCGGGTGGGGGCGTTCTCGTCTCCTCGGAGCTGAGCGGGTTCTCGGTGCCGGAGCTGAGGCCGGCGTGGACCTATCGCCTGGAAGAGGGGCAGAGCTTCGCGTCGAAGGAACTGCGGCTGGCGGAGACGCTGCCGGGAAAGCCGGAGGGCGTGGAGACGCTGGTGCTGGGCTTCGTGGCGGACGGAGCGACGCCGACGCTGCTGGGAGTGCGAGCGAAGGATGGTTCGGAGGCGTTCCGCTGCGCGCTGTCCTACACACCGCGCTCGCTGCCGCAGCTCTTCGAGCTGGGTCCAGAGAGCCTGGTGATGATGGACGGGGCGAGCACGTGCGGCGAGTGCGATCCGCCGTTCGCCTACAGCCGCCCGCGCTTCCAGCGCTACCCGCTTCCGGGGTTGCGGTCCGCGGAGGCGCCATGGCCTGGCACGTTCGGAGGCCCGGGCCACGGACACCACGAGCTCCCGGTGCGCGCCTCACCCTGA
- a CDS encoding HIT family protein yields the protein MDHVNATDFAEVAPRPRAFTVLIPRALQPTVNSLPTEVRQQVLAELFRVAALTTQERAGNTHGYTYALRMEVAGCAVSVEMDDPRSRLMLTGLVWKRH from the coding sequence ATGGATCACGTCAACGCCACGGATTTCGCGGAAGTCGCCCCGAGGCCCCGAGCCTTCACCGTGCTCATCCCTCGGGCCCTGCAGCCCACCGTGAACTCTCTACCCACGGAGGTCCGCCAGCAGGTGCTGGCCGAGCTGTTCCGCGTGGCAGCGCTGACCACGCAGGAGCGCGCCGGGAACACGCACGGCTACACCTACGCCCTGCGCATGGAAGTGGCGGGCTGCGCCGTGAGTGTGGAGATGGATGATCCGCGCTCCCGGCTGATGCTCACGGGTCTGGTCTGGAAGCGACACTGA